A window of the Thermogemmatispora onikobensis genome harbors these coding sequences:
- a CDS encoding winged helix-turn-helix domain-containing protein has protein sequence RLTPTESRLLHLLMTHTGQVLTTDMIIERVWGYDEAGDSGLVKTHIRHLRQKIEPNANQPRYITTVPGVGYTFTAPTPVES, from the coding sequence CCGCCTGACTCCCACGGAGAGCCGTCTGCTGCATCTGCTGATGACCCACACCGGCCAGGTCCTGACGACCGATATGATCATCGAACGTGTCTGGGGCTACGATGAGGCCGGCGATTCGGGCCTGGTGAAGACACATATCCGCCACCTGCGCCAGAAGATCGAGCCGAATGCCAACCAGCCACGCTATATTACTACCGTGCCCGGCGTTGGCTATACCTTCACCGCCCCTACACCTGTCGAGTCTTGA